The following proteins come from a genomic window of Pseudomonas sp. MAG733B:
- the hbdH gene encoding 3-hydroxybutyrate dehydrogenase, translating to MTTLSGKTALVTGSTSGIGLGIALSLAKAGANLILNGFGDATKVIAEVEQFGGKVGHHPADVSDPAQIADMIAYAEREFGGVDILVNNAGIQHVAPVDEFPVERWDSIIAINLSSVFHSTRLSLPGMRAKGWGRVINIASVHGLVGSTGKAAYVAAKHGVIGLTKVVALETATSNVTCNAICPGWVLTPLVQKQIDDRAATGIDPQQAQHDLLAEKQPSLEFVTPPQLGELVLFLCSEAGAQVRGAAWNIDGGWLAQ from the coding sequence ATGACGACTCTTTCGGGCAAGACCGCACTGGTCACCGGTTCCACCAGCGGCATCGGCCTGGGCATTGCCCTGAGCCTGGCCAAGGCCGGCGCCAACCTGATCCTCAACGGTTTTGGCGATGCAACCAAAGTGATCGCCGAGGTCGAGCAGTTCGGCGGCAAAGTCGGCCATCACCCGGCCGACGTCAGCGACCCGGCGCAGATCGCCGACATGATTGCCTACGCCGAGCGTGAGTTTGGCGGCGTCGATATCCTGGTCAACAACGCCGGCATCCAGCACGTGGCGCCGGTGGACGAGTTCCCGGTGGAGCGCTGGGATTCGATCATCGCGATCAACCTGTCGTCGGTGTTTCACAGCACTCGCCTGAGTTTGCCGGGCATGCGCGCCAAGGGTTGGGGCCGAGTGATCAACATTGCTTCGGTGCATGGCCTGGTCGGTTCGACGGGCAAGGCCGCGTATGTTGCAGCCAAACACGGCGTGATCGGGCTGACCAAAGTGGTCGCCCTGGAAACCGCGACCAGCAACGTCACCTGCAACGCGATTTGCCCGGGTTGGGTGCTGACACCGCTGGTGCAGAAACAGATCGATGATCGCGCCGCGACCGGGATTGACCCGCAGCAGGCGCAACATGATTTGCTGGCTGAGAAACAGCCGTCGCTGGAATTCGTGACCCCGCCGCAACTGGGCGAGCTGGTGCTGTTTTTGTGCAGCGAGGCCGGGGCTCAGGTGCGGGGTGCGGCTTGGAATATTGATGGTGGGTGGTTGGCGCAGTAA
- a CDS encoding ABC transporter ATP-binding protein, which produces MSDNLIEIRDLSVAFSGQTVVRNLCLDIRRGECLALVGESGSGKSVTAHSILQLLPECGTETTGSIRYRGKELVGADARKLRELRGNRIAMIFQEPMTSLNPLHSIEKQIGETLLVHRGMAGKAAQARILELLHLVGIQKPKERLKAYPHQLSGGQRQRVMIAMALACEPELLIADEPTTALDVTVQRKILLLLKSLQRRLGMSLLLISHDLNLVRSIAQRVCVMKAGEIVEQATCETLFTEPKHPYSCVLLNAEPEGEALPRDERENVLEVDNLRVQFAVGGGLFQRKTYLKAVDGISLSIQRGKTLGIVGESGSGKSTLGQAILRLLDSEGGIRFQGESLDGLTQKQLRPWRKKMQVVFQDPFGSLSPRMSVEQIICEGLEVHSELSTEECNAEVIRALKEVGLDPQSRHRYPHEFSGGQRQRIAIARALVLKPALILLDEPTSALDRTVQKQVVALLRQLQEKHGLTYLFISHDLAVVRALAHDMIVVKDGKVVESGASHDVFDSPQHPYTKELLAAAHVGQA; this is translated from the coding sequence ATGAGTGACAACCTGATCGAAATCCGTGACCTCAGCGTGGCCTTCAGTGGCCAGACCGTGGTGCGCAATCTGTGCCTGGATATCCGCCGCGGCGAATGCCTGGCACTGGTGGGCGAATCGGGTTCAGGCAAATCGGTGACCGCCCATTCGATCCTGCAATTGCTGCCCGAATGTGGCACTGAAACCACCGGCAGCATCCGCTATCGCGGCAAGGAACTGGTCGGCGCCGATGCCCGCAAATTGCGTGAATTGCGCGGTAACCGCATCGCGATGATTTTCCAGGAGCCGATGACCTCGCTCAATCCGCTGCACAGCATCGAAAAGCAGATCGGCGAAACCTTGCTGGTGCACAGAGGCATGGCCGGCAAAGCGGCGCAGGCGCGGATTCTTGAGTTGCTGCACCTGGTGGGCATCCAGAAACCCAAGGAACGACTCAAGGCCTACCCGCATCAATTGTCCGGTGGCCAGCGTCAGCGGGTGATGATCGCGATGGCCCTGGCCTGCGAGCCGGAACTGTTGATCGCCGACGAACCCACCACCGCACTCGACGTCACCGTGCAGCGCAAGATTCTGTTGCTGCTCAAGTCGCTGCAACGGCGTCTCGGCATGTCGCTGCTGCTGATCAGCCATGACCTCAATCTGGTGCGCAGCATCGCCCAACGCGTCTGCGTGATGAAGGCCGGCGAAATTGTCGAACAGGCCACCTGCGAAACCCTGTTTACCGAGCCGAAACACCCGTACAGCTGCGTACTGCTCAACGCCGAACCGGAAGGCGAAGCGCTGCCTCGAGACGAGCGCGAAAACGTGCTGGAAGTGGACAATCTGCGCGTGCAGTTTGCCGTGGGCGGCGGACTGTTCCAGCGCAAGACGTATCTGAAAGCCGTGGACGGCATCAGTTTGAGCATCCAGCGCGGCAAGACACTGGGCATTGTCGGCGAGTCCGGTTCCGGCAAATCCACCCTCGGCCAAGCGATCCTGCGCCTGCTCGACTCCGAGGGAGGCATTCGCTTTCAGGGCGAATCACTGGACGGTTTGACGCAGAAACAATTGCGGCCGTGGCGCAAGAAAATGCAGGTGGTGTTCCAGGACCCCTTCGGCAGCCTCAGCCCACGGATGTCGGTTGAACAGATCATCTGCGAAGGCCTGGAGGTGCACAGCGAGTTGAGCACCGAGGAATGCAACGCCGAAGTGATTCGTGCATTGAAAGAGGTCGGTCTGGACCCGCAAAGCCGCCATCGCTATCCCCACGAATTTTCCGGTGGCCAACGCCAGCGCATCGCGATCGCCCGCGCTCTGGTGTTGAAACCGGCGCTGATCCTGCTGGACGAACCGACCTCGGCGCTGGACCGCACCGTGCAAAAACAGGTGGTCGCCCTGCTCCGCCAGCTTCAGGAAAAACACGGTTTGACCTATCTGTTCATCAGCCACGACCTGGCGGTGGTGCGCGCCCTGGCCCACGACATGATCGTGGTCAAGGACGGCAAAGTCGTGGAAAGCGGCGCCAGCCACGACGTGTTCGATTCGCCGCAGCATCCGTATACCAAGGAGCTGTTGGCGGCGGCGCATGTGGGGCAGGCATAA
- a CDS encoding ABC transporter permease, with the protein MFKLSPLGRRRFERFKKNRRGWWSLWLFVGLFLLTLGGELIANDKPLMVSYQGSLYFPALKRYTEQEFGGQLPFQADYRSDYVQNLIKKDGGWLLFPPIPFSDDTPNYDLNKPAPSPPTNVNWLGTDDQARDVLARVIFGARVSILFALMLTFVSALIGIAAGALQGYYGGWVDLLGQRLLEVWSGLPVLYLLIILSGFVEPNFWWLLGIMALFSWLALVDVVRAEFLRGRNLEYVKAARALGLTDRKVIVRHILPNAMNATLSYLPFILTGAISTLTALDFLGFGMPAGSASLGELIGQGKQNLQAPWLGLTAFFTLALILSLLVFIGEALRDAFDPRS; encoded by the coding sequence ATGTTCAAGCTTTCGCCGCTGGGCCGTCGTCGTTTTGAACGCTTCAAGAAAAACCGCCGTGGCTGGTGGTCGTTGTGGCTGTTTGTCGGCCTGTTCCTGTTGACCCTCGGCGGCGAGTTGATCGCCAACGACAAGCCGCTGATGGTCAGCTATCAAGGTTCGCTGTACTTCCCTGCGCTCAAACGCTACACCGAGCAGGAGTTCGGCGGACAACTGCCGTTCCAGGCCGATTACCGCAGCGACTACGTGCAGAATCTGATCAAGAAGGACGGCGGCTGGCTGCTGTTCCCGCCGATTCCATTCAGCGATGACACGCCGAACTACGACCTCAATAAACCCGCCCCGAGCCCGCCGACGAATGTGAACTGGCTGGGCACCGACGATCAGGCGCGGGATGTGTTGGCCCGAGTGATTTTCGGCGCGCGGGTGTCGATTCTGTTTGCCTTGATGCTGACCTTCGTCAGTGCGTTGATCGGCATTGCCGCAGGTGCGCTGCAAGGCTATTACGGTGGCTGGGTCGACTTGCTCGGTCAGCGGCTGCTGGAGGTCTGGTCCGGGTTGCCGGTGTTGTACCTGCTGATCATTCTCTCGGGCTTCGTCGAGCCGAATTTCTGGTGGTTGCTGGGGATCATGGCGCTGTTTTCCTGGCTGGCGCTGGTGGACGTGGTGCGTGCCGAGTTCCTGCGCGGACGCAATCTGGAATACGTGAAAGCCGCCCGCGCATTGGGCCTGACCGATCGCAAAGTCATCGTGCGGCACATTCTGCCCAACGCCATGAACGCGACCTTGAGTTACCTGCCGTTCATTCTGACCGGGGCCATTTCGACGCTCACCGCGCTGGATTTTTTGGGTTTCGGCATGCCCGCCGGCAGTGCTTCCCTGGGCGAGTTGATCGGTCAGGGTAAGCAGAACCTGCAAGCGCCGTGGCTGGGCCTGACGGCGTTTTTCACCCTGGCGTTGATTCTTTCTTTACTGGTGTTCATCGGCGAAGCGTTGCGCGATGCCTTTGACCCCCGCTCTTGA
- a CDS encoding acetoacetate--CoA ligase produces MSEILWQPSAERIGKTRMEAFRRFINQRHHLHIDDYPALHQWSIDQRQDFWQAIVDFFDIRFHEQPDAVLLEGAQMPSAQWFPGATLNFAEHLLRRRDDAVAVVAVAENGQREQLTWAELAEHVAGFQSGLIAAGVGLGDRVAACMPNTWQTLVAMLATTSLGAIWSCSSPDFGTQGVIDRFGQIEPKVLVTCAGYRYAGKEIDQTVKVNEILERLPSLQQLVIVPYARPEARIEDFHTAANVTLWDDFYFPGGEPDFIPVPFAHPLYILYSSGTTGVPKCIIHSTGGVLLQHVKEHGLHCDLGPGERLFYYTTCGWMMWNWLVSALAVGSAVVLYDGSPFQPDPERLIDLIDDERISVFGTSPKFLATLESSGVKPMHSHDLGSLKTLLCTGSALSPQSYDYVYRDLKADVCLASMSGGTDIVSCFANGNPLQPVRRGEMQGKSLGMAVEVWNDDGQPVIGEKGELVCTRHFPAMPIGLWHDPDGEKLKASYFSQFPGVWAQGDYAEQLPNGGMMIHGRSDAVLNPGGVRIGTAEIYRQVEKVPQVLDSVAIGQQWQDDVRVVLFVRLRDGVKLDETLEREIRHVIRANTTPRHVPAKIVAVTDIPRTISGKIVELAVRNVVHGQKVKNTDALANPEALEQFRDRPELQS; encoded by the coding sequence ATGTCCGAGATCCTGTGGCAACCCAGCGCCGAGCGCATCGGCAAGACCCGCATGGAAGCCTTTCGGCGTTTCATCAATCAGCGGCATCACCTGCACATCGACGACTACCCTGCCCTGCACCAGTGGTCCATCGATCAGCGTCAGGATTTCTGGCAAGCCATCGTCGACTTCTTCGATATCCGCTTCCATGAGCAACCCGACGCGGTACTGCTCGAAGGCGCGCAAATGCCCAGCGCCCAGTGGTTTCCCGGCGCCACGCTGAACTTCGCCGAACACTTGTTGCGCCGTCGCGACGACGCCGTAGCGGTGGTGGCTGTGGCGGAAAACGGCCAGCGCGAACAGTTGACCTGGGCCGAACTGGCGGAGCATGTCGCCGGCTTTCAAAGCGGTTTGATCGCCGCCGGCGTCGGCTTGGGCGATCGGGTGGCGGCGTGTATGCCCAACACCTGGCAGACGCTGGTGGCCATGCTCGCCACCACCAGCCTCGGCGCGATCTGGTCCTGCTCTTCGCCGGACTTCGGCACGCAGGGAGTGATCGACCGCTTCGGCCAGATCGAACCGAAAGTGCTGGTGACCTGCGCCGGCTATCGCTACGCCGGCAAAGAGATCGACCAGACCGTCAAGGTCAACGAAATCCTCGAACGCCTGCCGTCGTTGCAGCAATTGGTCATCGTCCCTTACGCACGGCCAGAAGCGCGCATCGAAGACTTCCACACAGCGGCGAACGTGACGCTGTGGGACGACTTCTACTTCCCCGGCGGCGAGCCGGATTTCATCCCCGTGCCCTTCGCCCATCCGCTGTACATTCTCTATTCGAGCGGCACCACCGGCGTGCCGAAATGCATCATCCACAGCACCGGCGGCGTGTTGCTGCAACACGTCAAGGAACATGGCCTGCATTGCGACCTCGGCCCCGGCGAACGCCTGTTCTACTACACCACTTGCGGCTGGATGATGTGGAACTGGCTGGTCTCGGCCCTCGCCGTGGGCAGCGCCGTTGTGCTGTACGACGGCTCGCCGTTTCAGCCTGACCCCGAGCGCCTGATTGATCTGATCGACGACGAGCGCATCAGTGTCTTCGGCACCAGCCCGAAATTCCTCGCAACCCTGGAAAGCAGCGGCGTGAAGCCCATGCACAGCCATGATCTGGGCAGTCTGAAAACCCTGCTTTGCACCGGTTCGGCGCTATCACCACAAAGCTACGATTACGTTTATCGAGACCTCAAGGCTGATGTGTGCCTGGCTTCGATGTCGGGTGGCACCGATATCGTTTCTTGCTTTGCCAACGGCAATCCGTTGCAACCGGTGCGTCGTGGCGAAATGCAGGGCAAAAGCCTGGGCATGGCCGTCGAGGTATGGAACGACGACGGTCAACCGGTGATTGGTGAAAAGGGTGAACTGGTCTGCACCCGGCACTTTCCGGCGATGCCCATCGGTCTGTGGCACGACCCGGACGGCGAAAAGCTCAAGGCGTCGTATTTCAGCCAGTTTCCCGGTGTCTGGGCCCAAGGCGATTACGCCGAGCAATTGCCGAACGGCGGGATGATGATCCACGGCCGTTCCGACGCGGTGCTCAACCCCGGCGGCGTGCGCATCGGCACGGCGGAAATCTACCGACAGGTGGAGAAAGTCCCGCAGGTGCTGGACAGCGTGGCCATCGGTCAGCAATGGCAGGACGACGTGCGGGTTGTGCTGTTCGTGCGTTTGCGCGATGGCGTCAAGCTGGATGAAACGCTGGAGCGAGAGATTCGCCACGTCATCCGCGCCAACACCACACCGCGCCATGTGCCGGCGAAGATTGTCGCGGTGACGGATATTCCCCGGACCATCAGCGGCAAAATCGTCGAGTTGGCGGTGCGCAATGTGGTGCATGGGCAGAAGGTGAAGAACACCGATGCGCTGGCCAATCCCGAGGCATTAGAGCAGTTTCGCGACCGGCCAGAGCTGCAGAGTTAA
- a CDS encoding PilT/PilU family type 4a pilus ATPase, producing MEIDALLKRLASQDGSDLYLSTGAPPCARFDGVLAPLTDQPFKPGDIAAIAGSIMDAEQRLEFDRELEMNLAISLIGIGRFRVNIFKQRNDVSMVVRNVKLDIPRFEDLKLPLVLLETVMLKQGLILFVGATDSGKSTSLAALIDHRNRHTRGHIVTIEDPIEYIHRHKKSIINQREVGVDTRSFHAALKNTLRQAPDVVLIGEIRDRETMEHALAFADTGHLVISTLHAHNAHQALDRIINFFPEERRSQLLNDLGNNLKACVSQRLVRSRDGQRRVAVEVMLGTPTVGDLIRLNQFSELKGVMEKSAAQGMQTFDGALYALVVEGVIDEEEALKHADSVNNLRLRLKLHTESTPGDWGLMD from the coding sequence ATGGAAATCGATGCGTTGTTAAAACGTCTGGCCAGCCAGGATGGCTCCGACCTTTACCTGTCCACCGGCGCGCCGCCCTGTGCGCGTTTCGACGGGGTTCTTGCGCCCCTGACCGATCAGCCGTTCAAACCGGGGGACATCGCGGCGATTGCCGGGTCCATCATGGACGCCGAACAGCGTCTGGAGTTCGATCGTGAACTGGAGATGAACCTGGCAATCTCTTTGATCGGTATCGGGCGCTTTCGGGTCAATATTTTCAAGCAGCGTAACGATGTGTCGATGGTCGTGCGCAACGTCAAACTCGACATTCCGCGCTTCGAAGACCTCAAATTGCCGCTGGTGTTGCTGGAAACGGTAATGCTCAAGCAAGGCTTGATACTGTTCGTCGGCGCCACCGACTCGGGCAAGTCTACCTCGCTGGCGGCGCTCATCGACCACCGCAATCGCCATACTCGCGGGCATATCGTCACCATCGAAGACCCGATCGAGTACATCCACCGGCATAAAAAATCGATCATCAATCAGCGCGAGGTCGGCGTCGATACGCGCAGTTTCCATGCTGCGTTGAAAAACACCCTGCGTCAGGCGCCGGACGTGGTGCTGATCGGCGAGATCCGCGATCGCGAAACCATGGAACATGCCCTGGCCTTCGCCGACACCGGGCATCTGGTGATCTCCACGCTGCATGCTCACAACGCCCATCAGGCGCTGGACCGCATCATCAACTTCTTCCCCGAAGAGCGCCGGAGTCAACTGCTCAATGATCTGGGGAATAACCTCAAGGCCTGCGTTTCCCAACGGCTGGTGCGTAGCCGCGATGGGCAACGGCGGGTGGCGGTGGAGGTGATGCTGGGGACGCCAACGGTTGGCGATCTGATTCGGCTCAATCAGTTTTCCGAGCTCAAGGGTGTGATGGAGAAGTCAGCGGCGCAGGGGATGCAGACGTTTGACGGCGCGCTTTATGCTTTGGTCGTAGAGGGCGTGATTGATGAGGAAGAAGCGTTGAAGCATGCCGATTCGGTGAACAATCTGCGGTTGCGGTTGAAGTTGCACACGGAGTCCACTCCTGGCGATTGGGGGCTCATGGACTGA
- a CDS encoding microcin C ABC transporter permease YejB, whose product MWAYILRRLLLIIPTLVIILLVNFVIVQAAPGGPVEQAIAHLQGIGGASVGGSSSEAMPTSRASRGLDPQLIKDIEKQYGFDKPAHERLWLMLTSYAQLDFGKSFFRGATVTDLILQKMPVTISLGLWATLITYLVSIPLGIRKAVHHGSHFDIWTSTAIIIGYAMPAFLFAMFLIVVFAGGTSLNWFPVRGLVSDNFESLSTLGKITDYFWHLVLPVTALVIGGFATLTILTKNSFLNEITRQYVVTARAKGLSERRVLYGHVFRNAMLLVVSGIPQAFISVFFAGSLLIEVIFSLDGLGRMSYEAAVSRDYPVVFGSLFIFTLFGLLIKLVGDLCYTLVDPRIDFAARNA is encoded by the coding sequence ATGTGGGCTTACATACTGCGGCGTCTGCTGCTGATCATTCCGACGCTGGTGATCATCCTGCTGGTCAACTTCGTCATCGTGCAGGCCGCGCCGGGCGGGCCGGTGGAACAGGCGATCGCGCACCTGCAAGGTATTGGCGGTGCCAGTGTCGGCGGCAGTTCGAGCGAGGCAATGCCGACCTCCCGCGCCAGCCGTGGCCTCGATCCGCAGCTGATCAAGGACATCGAAAAGCAGTACGGTTTCGATAAGCCGGCACATGAGCGTCTCTGGCTGATGCTGACCAGTTACGCTCAGCTGGATTTCGGCAAGAGCTTCTTCCGTGGCGCCACCGTCACCGACCTGATCCTGCAAAAAATGCCGGTGACCATTTCCCTCGGGCTCTGGGCGACGCTGATCACTTACCTTGTGTCGATTCCACTGGGCATCCGCAAGGCAGTACACCACGGCAGTCATTTCGATATCTGGACCAGCACCGCGATCATCATCGGCTACGCCATGCCGGCGTTCCTGTTTGCGATGTTCCTGATCGTCGTCTTCGCCGGTGGCACTTCGCTGAACTGGTTCCCGGTGCGCGGCCTGGTGTCGGACAATTTCGAGTCGCTGTCGACCCTGGGCAAAATCACCGATTACTTCTGGCACTTGGTGCTGCCGGTGACGGCGCTGGTGATCGGCGGTTTCGCGACCCTGACCATCCTCACCAAAAACTCGTTCCTCAATGAAATCACCCGGCAGTATGTGGTCACCGCTCGCGCCAAGGGTTTGAGCGAGCGTCGCGTGCTGTACGGCCACGTGTTCCGTAATGCCATGTTGCTGGTGGTATCGGGGATTCCGCAGGCGTTCATCAGCGTGTTCTTCGCCGGCTCACTGTTGATCGAGGTGATCTTCTCCCTCGATGGCCTGGGCCGCATGAGCTATGAAGCGGCGGTTTCTCGGGATTATCCGGTGGTGTTCGGCTCGCTGTTCATCTTCACCCTGTTCGGCCTCCTGATAAAACTGGTCGGCGACCTGTGCTACACCCTGGTCGACCCGCGTATCGACTTCGCCGCGAGGAACGCCTGA
- a CDS encoding GntP family permease, translating to MSVIIALAALALLMLAAYRGYSVILFAPIAALGAVLLTDPSAVAPAFTGVFMEKMVGFIKLYFPVFLLGAVFGKLIELSGFSRSIVAAAIRLLGTRQAMLVIVLVCALLTYGGVSLFVVVFAVYPFAAEMFRQSNIPKRLIPATIALGAFSFTMDALPGTPQIQNIIPSTFFNTTAWAAPWLGVIGTIFVFCAGMLFLQRQRNKAQRSGEGYGTDLRNEPETAADIKLPNPWIALSPLLAVGIMNLLFTQWIPQWYGKTHSLALPGMAAPVTTEIAKLTAIWAVQAALLVGILMVLAFGYKAISSKLAEGSKSAVSGALLAAMNTASEYGFGAVIASLPGFLVLADWLKGIPNPLVNEAITVTLLAGITGSASGGMSIALAAMSEQFIAAAHAANIPLEVMHRVAAMASGGMDTLPHNGAVITLLAVTGLTHREAYKDIFCITLIKTLAVFVVIGTFYATGIV from the coding sequence ATGAGTGTGATCATTGCCTTGGCAGCCCTCGCGCTGCTGATGCTGGCTGCTTACCGTGGCTACAGCGTTATCCTTTTTGCCCCGATTGCCGCCCTCGGCGCTGTCCTTTTGACTGACCCTTCCGCCGTTGCACCCGCCTTCACCGGCGTGTTCATGGAGAAAATGGTCGGCTTCATCAAACTGTATTTCCCGGTGTTCCTGCTCGGCGCGGTGTTCGGCAAGCTGATCGAACTGTCCGGCTTTTCGCGCTCCATCGTCGCCGCCGCCATCCGCTTACTCGGCACCCGTCAGGCGATGTTGGTGATCGTGCTGGTTTGCGCCTTGCTCACTTACGGCGGCGTGTCGCTGTTTGTGGTGGTGTTCGCGGTCTATCCGTTTGCCGCTGAAATGTTCCGCCAGAGCAACATCCCCAAGCGTCTGATCCCGGCGACCATCGCCCTCGGCGCCTTCTCGTTCACCATGGACGCCCTGCCCGGCACCCCGCAGATCCAGAACATCATCCCCAGCACCTTCTTCAACACCACTGCCTGGGCGGCACCGTGGCTGGGTGTGATCGGGACGATTTTCGTCTTCTGCGCCGGCATGCTGTTCCTCCAGCGCCAACGCAACAAGGCCCAGCGTTCCGGTGAAGGCTATGGCACAGACCTGCGCAACGAGCCGGAAACCGCCGCCGACATCAAACTGCCCAACCCGTGGATCGCCCTGTCGCCGCTGTTGGCGGTGGGCATCATGAACCTGCTGTTCACCCAGTGGATTCCGCAGTGGTACGGCAAGACCCACAGCCTGGCGCTGCCGGGCATGGCCGCACCGGTGACCACCGAAATCGCCAAGCTCACCGCAATTTGGGCCGTACAGGCCGCGTTGCTGGTGGGCATCCTCATGGTGTTGGCGTTCGGCTACAAAGCGATCAGCAGCAAGCTCGCCGAAGGCAGCAAAAGCGCAGTCAGCGGTGCGTTGCTCGCGGCGATGAACACTGCCTCGGAATACGGTTTCGGTGCGGTGATCGCTTCCCTGCCGGGCTTCCTGGTGCTGGCCGACTGGCTCAAGGGCATTCCCAATCCGCTGGTCAATGAAGCAATTACCGTGACCTTGCTGGCCGGTATCACCGGTTCCGCGTCGGGCGGTATGAGCATCGCCCTGGCAGCCATGTCCGAGCAGTTCATCGCCGCCGCCCACGCCGCGAACATCCCGCTGGAAGTCATGCACCGCGTAGCGGCAATGGCCAGTGGCGGCATGGATACCCTGCCGCATAACGGCGCAGTGATTACCTTGCTCGCGGTCACCGGCCTGACCCACCGCGAGGCTTACAAAGACATTTTCTGTATTACGCTGATCAAGACCCTGGCGGTTTTCGTGGTGATCGGTACTTTCTACGCCACTGGCATTGTGTGA
- a CDS encoding sigma 54-interacting transcriptional regulator: MNTTESLKDYQRVRLLAIRSLFEIIEQSSEGTVIVDRDANIVWMNERYARRFGLQSAEGAIGKACESVIPGSLLREVVRTGRPILLDMQDTPKEPLVVMRLPIHDDAGEVIGAIGFALFDELRSLSPMLKRYMSMQEELASTRSLLRARQTKYNFAHFIGTSAASLEVKRRARRSASTESPVLLLGETGTGKELLAQAIHNASPRAHKAFVSINSAAIPESLLEAEFFGTAPGAFTGADRKGRAGKLQIAQGGTLFLDEIGDMPLPLQSKLLRVLQEKEFEPVGSNDVIQSDVRVIAATSTDLEAAIKRGEFRADLYYRLNVLPIHVPPLRDRLDDLPALSEAILEELRSQHELHSEALALLGQHAWPGNIRELRNVLERAALLSDDLRLSATDIRAAIGTFTPVERVAPLTIEPLEHETFSAARERFDRQLIEATLAQCGGKVIDAAARLGLGRSTLYKKMVALGIAESL, encoded by the coding sequence ATGAACACCACCGAAAGCCTCAAGGACTACCAGCGCGTTCGCCTGCTGGCGATCCGTTCGTTGTTCGAGATCATCGAGCAGTCGAGCGAAGGCACGGTGATCGTCGACCGCGACGCCAACATCGTCTGGATGAACGAGCGTTATGCCCGGCGTTTCGGCCTGCAATCGGCCGAGGGGGCTATCGGCAAGGCCTGCGAAAGCGTGATCCCCGGCAGTCTGTTGCGTGAAGTGGTGCGCACCGGAAGACCGATTCTGCTCGACATGCAAGACACCCCCAAAGAGCCGCTGGTGGTCATGCGCCTGCCGATTCATGACGACGCCGGCGAAGTGATTGGCGCCATCGGTTTTGCCCTGTTCGATGAGTTGCGCAGCCTGTCGCCGATGCTCAAGCGCTACATGAGCATGCAGGAAGAACTGGCGTCGACCCGCTCACTGTTGCGGGCAAGGCAGACCAAGTACAACTTCGCCCACTTCATCGGCACCAGCGCCGCCAGCCTGGAAGTCAAACGTCGCGCCCGGCGCAGCGCCAGCACCGAATCGCCGGTGTTGCTACTCGGTGAAACCGGCACCGGCAAGGAGTTGCTGGCGCAGGCGATCCACAATGCCTCGCCGCGCGCGCACAAGGCATTTGTCAGCATCAACAGCGCGGCGATCCCGGAATCATTGCTGGAAGCCGAATTTTTCGGCACCGCGCCCGGCGCCTTTACCGGCGCCGATCGCAAGGGTCGCGCCGGTAAATTGCAGATCGCTCAGGGCGGTACGCTGTTCCTCGATGAAATCGGTGACATGCCGCTGCCGCTGCAAAGCAAACTGCTGCGGGTATTGCAGGAAAAGGAATTCGAACCGGTCGGCTCCAACGACGTGATCCAGAGCGATGTGCGGGTCATCGCCGCCACTTCGACCGATCTGGAAGCGGCGATCAAACGCGGCGAGTTTCGTGCCGATTTGTATTACCGCCTCAACGTCCTGCCGATCCACGTTCCGCCGTTGCGCGACCGACTCGACGACCTGCCCGCCCTCAGCGAAGCCATCCTTGAAGAGCTGCGCAGCCAGCACGAGCTCCACAGCGAAGCACTGGCGCTTCTGGGTCAACATGCCTGGCCGGGGAACATCCGCGAACTGCGCAATGTGCTGGAACGGGCCGCACTGCTCAGTGATGACCTGCGCCTTTCAGCAACGGACATCCGCGCGGCGATCGGCACGTTCACCCCGGTTGAGCGCGTGGCGCCGTTGACCATCGAACCGCTGGAACACGAGACGTTCAGTGCGGCGCGGGAGCGTTTCGACCGACAATTGATCGAAGCGACCCTGGCGCAATGCGGGGGCAAGGTGATCGACGCGGCGGCGCGGCTGGGGCTTGGGCGGTCGACGTTGTACAAGAAGATGGTGGCGTTGGGAATTGCAGAATCTCTTTAA